DNA sequence from the Actinomycetota bacterium genome:
CGCTTGAGTTCATGCGCGAAGGAAGCGCGTCGGATCGCCGGGCACTGTGGCTGGTGTTCCCGCTGTCGATTCTCCTCATAGCCGTTGTCTCGTGGTTCACCGTGCTGCACACGACCGCGATGGTTGACGGGCTCTCCATGTATCCGACGCTGCACGACCGGGACTACCTGCTCATCACCCAGGGCTACTCGCGCCCGGTCCGCGGCGACGTGATCGCCTTCAGTGCCAGCGCGGCACCGGAAGACGCCAGGAACGAGGTTCTCAAGCGCGTCGTGGCGGTTCCTG
Encoded proteins:
- the lepB gene encoding signal peptidase I — encoded protein: MPLEFMREGSASDRRALWLVFPLSILLIAVVSWFTVLHTTAMVDGLSMYPTLHDRDYLLITQGYSRPVRGDVIAFSASAAPEDARNEVLKRVVAVPGDTVEVRSGEAIVNGAPERGSYSLQLSADDVSTDEITVPEGTLFVLGDNRPDSVDSRFFGPVPLDLVVGKAIAVFAPINRVRWID